The Thermostichus vulcanus str. 'Rupite' genome window below encodes:
- the psbD gene encoding photosystem II D2 protein (photosystem q(a) protein) gives MTIAVGRVRQERGWFDIVDDWLKRDRFVFIGWSGLLLFPCAYLALGGWLTGTTFVTSWYTHGLASSYLEGANFLTVAVSTPADSMGHSLLLLWGPEAQGDFTRWCQIGGLWTFVALHGAFGLIGFMLRQFEIARLVGVRPYNAIAFSAPIAVFVSVFLIYPLGQSSWFFAPSFGVAGIFRFLLFFQGFHNWTLNPFHMMGVAGVLGGALLCAIHGATVENTLFRDGEGASTFRAFEPTQAEETYSMVTANRFWSQIFGIAFSNKRWLHFFMLFVPVTGLWMASIGVVGLALNLRAYDFISQETRAAEDPEFETFYTKNILLNEGIRAWMAPQDQPHERFEFPEEVLPRGNAL, from the coding sequence ATGACCATAGCGGTAGGACGCGTGCGTCAGGAGCGAGGATGGTTCGACATCGTCGACGACTGGCTCAAGCGCGACAGATTTGTGTTTATCGGCTGGTCCGGGCTGTTGCTGTTTCCCTGTGCCTACTTGGCCTTGGGGGGCTGGCTGACCGGCACCACCTTTGTGACCTCCTGGTACACCCACGGGTTGGCCAGTTCCTACTTGGAGGGGGCCAACTTTCTGACGGTGGCAGTTTCCACGCCTGCCGACAGCATGGGCCACAGCCTGTTGCTGTTGTGGGGCCCGGAAGCGCAAGGGGACTTCACCCGTTGGTGCCAAATCGGGGGTCTGTGGACCTTTGTGGCTTTGCACGGAGCCTTTGGCCTGATTGGCTTCATGCTGCGGCAATTTGAGATTGCCCGCTTGGTGGGGGTACGGCCCTACAACGCCATCGCCTTCAGCGCGCCGATTGCGGTGTTTGTGAGCGTGTTTTTGATTTATCCCTTGGGGCAGAGCAGCTGGTTTTTTGCCCCCAGCTTTGGGGTTGCGGGGATTTTCCGGTTTCTGCTGTTTTTCCAAGGGTTCCACAACTGGACCTTGAACCCGTTCCACATGATGGGAGTAGCGGGTGTGCTGGGAGGAGCGCTGCTGTGTGCCATTCATGGGGCGACGGTGGAGAACACGTTGTTCCGGGATGGGGAAGGGGCGAGCACCTTCCGGGCGTTTGAACCGACGCAAGCGGAAGAGACCTATTCGATGGTGACGGCGAACCGGTTTTGGAGCCAGATATTTGGGATTGCGTTTTCCAACAAGCGGTGGCTGCACTTTTTCATGTTGTTTGTGCCGGTGACGGGTCTGTGGATGGCCAGCATTGGGGTTGTGGGGTTGGCGTTGAACCTGCGGGCGTATGACTTTATCAGTCAGGAGACGCGGGCGGCGGAGGACCCTGAGTTTGAGACGTTCTACACGAAGAACATCTTGTTGAACGAGGGGATCCGGGCCTGGATGGCGCCGCAGGACCAGCCGCATGAGCGCTTTGAGTTCCCTGAAGAGGTGCTCCCCCGCGGCAATGCTCTGTAA
- the psbC gene encoding photosystem II reaction center protein CP43: protein MQDRTQGGFAWWAGNARLINLSGRLLGAHVAHAGLIVFWAGAMLLFEVAHFTPDRPMYEQGLILMPHVATLGWGVGPGGEVVDTFPYFVIGVLHLISSAVLGLGGIYHAVRGPETLEQSYPFFGYDWKDKNKMTTIIGIHLILLGLGAFLLVAKAVWFGGVYDTWAPGGGDVRVITNPTLNPAVIFGYLVKSPFGGEGWIVSVDNMEDVIGGHIYIGIICIAGGIWHILTKPFGWARRAFIWSGEAYLSYSLAAVSLMSFIATCFIWFNNTVYPSEFYGPTGPEASQAQALTFIVRDQRLGANISQAQGPTGLGKYLMRSPTGEIIFGGETMRFWDVRAPWKEPLLGPNGLDLDKLKNDIQPWQARRAVEYMTHAPLGSLNSVGGVATEINTVNFTSPRTWLAAHNFILGFLFFVGHLWHAGRARAAAAGFEKGLDRESEPVYKMKPLR, encoded by the coding sequence ATGCAAGACCGCACCCAGGGTGGATTTGCCTGGTGGGCGGGTAATGCACGCTTGATCAACCTTTCTGGTCGGCTTTTGGGTGCCCATGTAGCCCATGCTGGCTTGATCGTCTTCTGGGCGGGGGCGATGCTGCTTTTCGAAGTGGCTCACTTCACCCCGGATCGGCCCATGTATGAGCAGGGTCTGATCCTGATGCCCCACGTGGCAACCTTGGGTTGGGGCGTTGGCCCTGGCGGCGAAGTTGTCGATACGTTTCCTTACTTTGTGATCGGTGTGCTGCACCTGATTTCCAGCGCAGTGCTGGGTCTGGGTGGCATTTACCACGCAGTGCGTGGCCCGGAAACCTTGGAGCAATCCTATCCGTTTTTTGGCTACGACTGGAAAGATAAAAACAAGATGACCACCATCATCGGCATTCACCTGATCCTGCTGGGCTTGGGTGCTTTCCTGTTGGTGGCGAAGGCCGTTTGGTTCGGTGGTGTCTACGATACCTGGGCTCCTGGTGGTGGCGATGTGCGGGTGATCACCAACCCGACCTTGAACCCCGCAGTGATTTTCGGCTATTTGGTGAAGTCTCCCTTTGGTGGTGAAGGCTGGATTGTCAGCGTTGACAACATGGAAGACGTGATCGGTGGCCACATTTACATCGGCATCATCTGCATTGCCGGTGGAATTTGGCACATTCTCACAAAGCCCTTTGGCTGGGCTCGCCGCGCCTTCATCTGGTCCGGGGAGGCCTACCTCTCCTACAGCCTGGCGGCGGTTTCCTTGATGAGCTTCATCGCCACCTGCTTCATCTGGTTCAACAACACCGTTTACCCAAGCGAGTTCTACGGCCCAACTGGCCCGGAAGCCTCTCAAGCACAGGCCCTTACTTTCATTGTTCGTGACCAACGCTTAGGGGCCAACATCAGCCAGGCCCAAGGTCCCACCGGTTTGGGTAAATACCTGATGCGCTCGCCCACGGGTGAGATCATCTTCGGGGGTGAAACCATGCGCTTCTGGGATGTACGTGCACCTTGGAAAGAGCCCCTCTTAGGCCCGAATGGCTTGGACTTGGATAAGCTCAAGAACGACATTCAACCCTGGCAAGCTCGCCGTGCTGTGGAATACATGACCCATGCGCCGCTGGGATCCCTGAACTCCGTGGGCGGTGTGGCTACCGAGATCAACACGGTGAACTTCACCAGTCCCCGCACTTGGTTGGCGGCTCACAACTTCATTCTGGGCTTCTTGTTCTTTGTCGGGCACCTCTGGCATGCCGGTCGGGCTCGGGCGGCGGCGGCTGGTTTTGAGAAAGGCTTGGATCGCGAAAGCGAACCGGTCTACAAGATGAAGCCGTTGCGTTAA
- the cobW gene encoding cobalamin biosynthesis protein CobW: MHKIPVTVITGFLGSGKTTLIRHLLQNPEGRRIAVIVNEFGEIGIDGELLQDCQICEEAGSPTAPAPILELANGCLCCTVQEEFLPTMETLLQRREDLDCIVIETSGLALPKPLVQAFRWPTLRTGATVDGVITVVDCQGLASGHWVGDLAALEAQRQADESLDHDTPIEELFEDQLACADLVLLTKVDQVSDSERAQVERWLRQELPAGIQVIPCQQGQIAAEVLLGFGAGVEDQIDQRPSHHDHEADHDHEAFDSLHLTLPPVSEPDALIAQLRQLTKTECLYRVKGFVAVTAKPMRMVLQGVGSRLETYYDRPWRTDELRQTRLVLIGQHLDRERIQAQLQPLPMG, from the coding sequence ATGCACAAGATCCCCGTGACTGTGATCACCGGATTTTTGGGATCCGGCAAAACCACCCTGATCCGTCACCTCTTACAAAACCCGGAAGGCCGTCGCATCGCTGTGATTGTCAATGAGTTTGGCGAGATCGGGATTGATGGTGAGCTGCTCCAGGATTGCCAAATCTGCGAAGAAGCGGGATCCCCAACTGCTCCTGCCCCAATTTTGGAATTGGCCAATGGCTGTCTCTGCTGCACGGTGCAAGAAGAGTTTTTGCCTACCATGGAAACCCTGCTGCAACGACGGGAAGACTTGGACTGTATCGTGATCGAAACCTCTGGATTGGCACTGCCCAAACCCTTGGTGCAAGCCTTCCGCTGGCCTACGCTTCGCACCGGAGCAACTGTAGATGGAGTCATTACGGTGGTGGATTGCCAAGGCCTGGCCTCTGGACACTGGGTGGGGGATCTGGCGGCGTTGGAAGCCCAACGGCAAGCGGATGAAAGTTTGGATCATGACACCCCGATTGAGGAACTCTTTGAGGATCAGCTGGCTTGTGCGGATTTGGTGTTGTTGACCAAGGTGGATCAGGTGAGTGACTCAGAACGCGCCCAAGTGGAACGGTGGCTGCGCCAAGAGCTGCCCGCCGGGATCCAGGTGATTCCCTGCCAACAGGGCCAGATCGCGGCGGAGGTGCTGCTGGGCTTTGGTGCAGGTGTAGAAGACCAGATAGACCAACGCCCCAGCCATCACGACCACGAAGCCGATCACGACCACGAAGCCTTCGACTCCCTGCATCTCACCCTGCCGCCCGTCTCGGAGCCAGACGCTTTAATCGCCCAATTGCGGCAACTGACCAAAACAGAATGTCTGTACCGCGTCAAGGGCTTTGTGGCAGTGACTGCTAAACCCATGCGGATGGTACTCCAGGGGGTGGGATCCCGATTGGAAACCTACTACGATCGCCCCTGGCGCACAGACGAGCTGCGGCAAACTCGCTTGGTATTGATCGGACAACATCTTGACCGGGAGCGGATTCAAGCTCAGCTTCAGCCCCTACCCATGGGTTGA